The Drosophila simulans strain w501 chromosome 3R, Prin_Dsim_3.1, whole genome shotgun sequence genome contains the following window.
atttacagTTCTTTCACCTTTTGGTATCCTGTTTGTCTGTAAACTGTTTTACCGTTGCATTcttgcaaatataaaaaaactttttcgacTCGGAGTGAATCACTCTGATTTTGGTGAATTCATTTTCTACCCAACTTTGActtaatcaattaaaagtcaTTCAATTGCAGAAAACTTGACTGTTTTCAATAATGATGTATAAGAGTGAATCGTGGGAAATGAGTCACAGAAGAGCTTAATATTTGGATTTTACGTAATGAGTGAGTTGAATCGGAACTGGCACTtcatttttgggtttttcttttctttcggTTTCTCTGCAGACCTGCGAATGATTTGTCTTTTGTTCGGGCTTTAATTTGAGCGACCATTGATGGGTTTATTTTGGGGTTTTGGAAGACTTATCCATTCACCGATGAGTTGTCATGTTTAATGACACACTTTTTTTGGTCTTAGGCTTGGAGAACTTTGTGACTTCGAATTTAAAGTAAGATAAGTTCAAGAAAAGTTATAGCCCGCTCAATGCAAAAACGTTCTTTTAAAGATTTACgacaagtttaaaaaaaaattccaataaacCGCTTTAGCATTGACTTTGAAGTTGTTGAGCTGGCTTACCTCTTCAATTGAATACTCCAAACAACAGTTACCTGCTACATTgagagaaaacaaataaacattgaCTATTTGCAGAGGCTTTTGTTTGGCAGCGCGCCACTGGAAGAATGTGAGCGAAATTTAAATGAGCAAGCTACGGGAGAAGAATCGAGAGAAGAGACCTCGAGACTGGAGCCTTGAAGACAGAATCTCGAAGACTGAGCGCATCTCGCTGGAAATGCCAAGCGGATGAGTGGACGTACTCGGTGGAGCCAGGTGAAAACCTTCGCCAGGTGACCTTTCTCGCGGGTAATTCCCTGTGAAAGCCTCCAAAAAACCACTGCGCAGCCCAGAAATCTTGGCACTGACTCTCCTCTGCTGACTAATTTAATCATAATTTATAGAACAAGTTGCTGAGATTTGGGTGTGTTGCTTTATTTCGGCGAACGGGTTTTCTGATCCGCAAACAACGCAAATTGCTTCCAGCTCCGCCGAAATGCTAAGTAGCCAGATTGGATGCAGCCtgtaaaaagcaaaagtgttGCTAACAAAACCCGttagcagcagaagcagccgcagaagaagaaaaaaatgaaaagcgagaGGCTGGCAGCGGAATAGAAAGAGATCCGTAACTTTCACATGCagatacgtacatatgtatgtatgtatgtcttTGAACGAGTGTGCTTTTTTGGTATGAGAATTATACCGTTGCTTTCTTGCGATCGGATGACGGCGATGAAATGGCACAATGGAAAAGTCAACCCAATGAGCGATTGTCTTCCGCAGAAGGCGAGAGTGAGCCACTTGGCCAGGTGAAGGTGTCTCCGATTTTTTTGGCTACAAGAACCGTCGAATCCCACACAGAGGCACTTTTCACACGCGGATTAGGGACTTGGCCACCTTCCTTTCTCTTCCTTTTCTGCTAGCGTATTCGCCTGCGTGGCCCACTGATTTGACAACTTAATTTCgtatttgatttcttttcattaACTTTTTCTCTTTGCCCGTGTGTTggtagttgttgctgttgctgcactaaacttttggcccaaacacacacacacacgctcgcaTTTGgccacacacagacacacgcatGCGCGCACGTACCGTTTTGTAAGAcgtttctctctctttttcgcCGTCGTCCGCGCAGCTCTTTTCGGGTTCGTTGTCTTCGCCAAACTGAATTGaagtctttcgtttttgcCACTGGAAGCGACCGCTGCCGACGTCGCAGTCGCTGCGCTGTCGCTGGAAGTGAATTTTTATGAGCGCTTAAgcttgtttttctgttttgtcaCCAAAGCCGCCTGTTTTTTCCCGTTTCGGTAGCGGGTTCTCGAAATAATTGCGCATTTGCTAGTGCATATCCTTTCTCGTAAAAAGAAGAGAAAGTTTATGTAGAAAGTAAATGCTTTATTGGAAAAACATGAAACggaaaatggaatttttttaaatttgagttAACCATAGAAAAggtttatatacatatattataaatattttaaaaattcgattcAACAATGTATTTCTCTCGAGTTATCAACAACTTTTTCTGCAGTTTATACACTCCTTCCCACACTGCATGTGTGTTGGATTTTAGTTTGCATgcctttatttcttttgtttttgcgacAACTTTGCTCGAGGTcgtctggttttttttttacctctTAGCCGCTTTCTGCAGGCGTCTTTTATTAAAGCTACtcctatatacatatattccgATCGAAGAGCGAAAGATCTCAGAGCGCTCGGCAGCTGGAAGCACTGGACGATTACATTCAGTTGCATTTACCGTTGTTGTTGGCTGGAAAGCCGTTTAGAGCATGCGCAGCATCGGAGGACCTTAAAGCGGAAATAATTGGCTGGAACGACTTGCTTTTGGCTTGGAAAACATATTCTTCTGatgtcttgtatttgattttaaacCTTGTTGTACTGAATTATTATATGTCttgcattatttataattCACAGATGTGTAAACTTTTTTAAACTCCAAGATATCGACTGATTACTTAATATCGACAAGACCACTTATCGAgaaaataccatttaaaataaacttgatAATAAACTAGAGCATTACAATGGTACCTTTAAATATAGACTgtcaattaattattaaagaacggaatattcaaattaaaaatgaacaaCGCCATTAAAGCGGAAATATATCGATAAGAATATCGATATTTAGATTTTATCCAAATGAGGGTAAATACCAAAAACCTATTATATCCGGTATATTGGAGACAACTTCATGTTGTATTTTAGTGCCATTTGCCGGCGGTGCGAGATATTTTGTCGTTGTGGCTGCGGTCACACTGGTCGtgtgcataaaataaaaggcaGAGGGCAATTTAAGTAACAATAATAGAAATAAGCAGCCGACCGACCGATAACTGAGTCCCAAAATAAGGCGCACCTAGTATAGACAAGCAGGCAATCAAGGCGGCTGTGCGGGCGGAGGTGAGTATCCGATAATGTCAGACTCCGAGAAACCCAGATTCCGACCTTCCGGAACTGGCGTACGAACGTGACCCTCCGATGAGTGCATGTACACTATGTGTCATGTATATATGTCGTTTGCCCGTAGATCCTTCTTACCTGAGCTGAGCTGAACGGAGCGGAGTGGATTGGAGTGCGGAGCAGTGCAGAGCAGCTGAGCGTGACAATGGGCGCCTGTGTGTGTCGCATGAACCCCGACAACGAGACGATGAGCGTCTCCTCGGCGAGCATCTCGCGTCCGGCCAGTGCAGGTGAGTGGCCTTCGATATACGCATTGACACCTTCTGTATAGCAATAGACAATATCTCATGTTCCTCCCCCTCACCCCGTGCAGGCATTGCCATGGGTGCGGCGCGCAAGAATCGACCGCTCTGCCACGAGACGATCCGGTGGCGGTCCGACGTGCCACTGACCGAGGGTCAGCTGCGGTCCAAGCGGGACGAGTTTTGGGATACCGCGCCGGCCTTCGACGGTCGCAAAGAGATCTGGGATGCGCTGCGGGCGGCCACCACCGCGGCCGAGGGTCTTGACTTTCAAATGGCGCAGGCCATCCTGGACGGGGCTAACGTGTCGGTTCCCAATGGGTGAGTTGCTCCAAACAAATCTGACCCATGGACAAATAGATATTACTTAGGTCATGTAGTAATTAATCTATAGACTGGGGTAATTGACATACGCGTACCAAGAATTTGTACTACAAGTTCGATAGTTTCTAATGCGAGTTGCCTCATGGCCAGAAAATCAATAATGTATACAGTGATTTCACATGGCCATAACTCCATTAATGCATGACAGCGATTTGCAAGAGTCCTTTGCAGGACACCACAGGGGTATCATAAATTAGTGATGAGCCGCGTCATGAGAATCAGAAACGGAACAGAAATACGAAGTACGCACTATTCAAATGATGGTTATATTGATTCAATATGAATGTTATATTCTTATATTAAAAAGCATTCCCTGCGGAATACTTATTTAACATGCTTCCATTATCTAATTCCACGTTAATTATTTAGTACTTCCTGCATAGAGTATTTGACCCGTCGACCCCGCGACTGAACTTCCTCGCGCTTACGTTTTTATTATACATCGATTTTTGACTGACACTCTGGCACTCGCCTCGGACTGGAGaccacatttatttaaatgcagtgCTGACCTTTCCACCACTTTCGGCATTGCATGCATGCAGCAGTGTCCTTGAAGAGGGTTCCCTACGTAATTCCGCCATTATCTACTCCCTTATCAGTCTTGGCCCACTTGGCATTAAATCATTAGCATTAGGCTCCATTGAGCGAATAGTTTTCGGGCTGGGTGGGGATTTACGATAAGATAATGATAGTAGGCCCACCTGGTTACTGATCACTGTTGTTCTTTTCCACAGCTACCTTACAGAATGCTACGATGAGCTGGGAACCCAGTACAAAGTGCCCATTTACTGTCTGTCATATCCCATAAATATCGTAAAGGAGGAGAACGGGCGCGACTCGCCTGCCGAATACTCTGAGCCCGTGGATGGCGGCACCGAGATCTTCTTGAAGCTGCGCATATCATCGACCATGACTGATGTTAAACTACCCGTTTACTCCAAGGACACCGTGGGGCAGTGCAAGAAAAAGCTTCAGGTGAGTCCAGCCATTTATCGATTACCACTAATATACAAATGTTCCATACTTGTTGAGTACAACTATTGTGCTTGTAACGAAAAAATCGATGCAGTAACAgaacaaacaatttttgtgttaaattaaCTGATGGAGGGGATCTAATCTATAGGCTCATGAATAATGTGCAGTAACTAGCAGTAATATTAATATACTTCAACTTTTCAGGCCGCCGAGGGTGTCGACGCCTGCTGCCAGCGTTGGTTTTACAGCGGCAAACTCCTGGGCGACAAGGTGCCAATCGACGAGTGCAGCATACACCAGGGATATGTGGTGCAGGTGATTGTCAACACGGAGCACTACAACCACGACAACAGCACGAGTACAGCGCACGCCAGCTAGCGGCGCAGTCTACTCCCACTAGtcaacagcatcagcatcagcaagGAGCCACGGCAGCAGCCGCAggatcagcatcagcagcagcaacaacttttggccaaagcgGGCAACGGCatccggcggaggaggatTGTTACATACTCAGTTAATGGCACAAGGAACCATAAGGGGAATGTACAGAAAATAGCAGAGCATCAACGggtacaacagcaacagcataCTCATAGCATTTATCAAAACAagcaacaattgcaaattgttgccCTGTCTgccttgttgctgttgcttttgttgtggctgctcGCCTTGTTATGCTTTGTTTAATATgtctatatataaaatgtaaaacaaaagatCGAAACCGAGTCGCTGAGAAAGGGAAATCGGAATGGGGAATAAGAATAAGAATGtgagaatgagaatgagatacataaatcataaacttacatatatttttttgatgaTAATTACATGATAAAACAACTGATTTAGGCAGTGCAGAAGATATATACATGTCAACTGTATATGAAAGCAGATATATAGCGAACAGTAACCAAGATCTTCTTGGCCACTTGTCTATTGAAAACTGTAAGTGTGTACATTTTGATAAAAACCAACATAGAAGGCCTCTATTAACTAATTGTAAGCAAGTGCTCGAGCATTTGCCCGATGTATATGTaatgtaaaaataaacgaGAAACGTAGTATTTGGCCGCAATAGAAAGCATGCAACAAACCATTTTTGATACTGTACAAAATGCCAAGCACAAAACTATGAGAATGCGAATCATAATTGTGACAAAACGCAGAGAACACACAGATCGTTAAGCAAATAACTTGCTCAAATGTAGTTAACAAGAATGAAGGGAACACATCGTGAGGAGGGAGGGCAGTGAATGCGAGGTAGGGAGTTGGAGAGTTAACCCAAGTACCTTATAAATGTATATGATTTAATTTGCGTTTAGAGTCAATAACTTATCTCTGATGCACATGAATTtcttgtataattttttaaataaattcggATCGTCAAATGACCGTTTCCAGTGCGCCAGCATACAGCATTTACTTCGGCGGTATGTAAAATGTGGGTTCCACATTAATAACTATAATAATACGAGCACTGGATAAGTAAGGGCTAATGTGTTTTACTTCAAACGCTTTCTTATTTCACGACCTTGatatattgaatttataattgttATAATAAATTAGCCAATTATTAAGTAATCCGATTTCTTTTGCATTATATAATCCAAAATATGCgttatttaaacatttctcAATAGCGTACTTTTAAAATGTCTATGCTATTCTGTATTTCTGTAACACACTGTGCGAAAGTGCAATGCCaaagttgaaataaatattgatgggggcaaataaaaaagaacaatAGAATACTGCGCGAATCATTTTCAATGATTCTATTGAAACCCATCATTATTTCACTAATCTTATGAAAACCCGTAGTCTATTTTTATTCTCGTGAATCCATCTTTTGCAGCAAGGTGAGAAACGAGAAGGCAGTAGTAATAGTCTTAagcaaaataaagaaaatacacatatttttagtttaattgTGATTTAACTCTATTTAAGGATACCCACCCCTCTGAAACGATCCACGTTTAGATTGCTTATTTTTCCGGCCGTAAGCTGGAACTGCCTGCGGGAATTCAGCATGAAGAACATGTAATCGCTGCGAACCTCCTTCAAATGTCGCTGCCAAGGACTTCGCCAGAGGGCTTCACCACACCGTTGGCTGTTCTGGAAAACGATGTCCGCGAAGTAGCAGATGATGAAGAGCTCGTAGAGAACCAGGAGCAGGTACTGGCCCAAGGAGACCATTCGCATGAATGAGTTGGCCGTGGTGCTCTTCGTGGACACGAAGGCTACCAGGCACATGAGGAAGGTGACTTCGCCAAT
Protein-coding sequences here:
- the LOC6726800 gene encoding ubiquitin domain-containing protein 1 — translated: MGACVCRMNPDNETMSVSSASISRPASAGIAMGAARKNRPLCHETIRWRSDVPLTEGQLRSKRDEFWDTAPAFDGRKEIWDALRAATTAAEGLDFQMAQAILDGANVSVPNGYLTECYDELGTQYKVPIYCLSYPINIVKEENGRDSPAEYSEPVDGGTEIFLKLRISSTMTDVKLPVYSKDTVGQCKKKLQAAEGVDACCQRWFYSGKLLGDKVPIDECSIHQGYVVQVIVNTEHYNHDNSTSTAHAS